GTGCTTAATCGGCAAGTAATTGAGTTAGTAGCCAAGTATACTGGTAAGTCGCAACAAGCGATTAACAAGCTGATTTATGATAACGGTTTTCAAATCGTGAAGGAAGTCGATGCAACACTAAGCGACCAATTGCATAAAACTGTTGCGGTTGATGCTGATATTCGTGACACAATTAACTCTTTGAACAATCAGACTTGGCGTGACTTAGATAATACGGTCAACCAGAGCTTATTATCGACTAACTACGGCGAAAATCCAGCTATGCGAGCTTATCAGAGTATCATCAAGCAAACGACCACTGAAACGGTAGTCGGGCTCAAAACGCATGAACGGGCGTTGCGTGATACGGTCTATAAATTGGTAGATGGTGGCATTAAGTCGAATTTAGTCGATAAGGGCGGACATAATTGGTCACTAGAAGGTTATTCACGAACCGTAATTCAAACAACGGCTCACAGGACGTTTAATAACTTGCGTTTGAAACGGATGCAAGACTATGGGACAACGTTGGCTGTTATGAGTGCTCATCCGGCGTCGCGGGAAGCCTGCGCATCTATTCAAGGTCACGTTGTTAATCTGACGGTACCAGGTAGCGACACGTTTAACTCGAAGTATGACAGCATCTACAATCATGGTTACGGTACACCAGCAGGCACACAGGGTATTAATTGCTCCCACACGCTCTATCCGTTTATTGAGGGTGTGAACACTAATAACCAGCCGCAATATGATCCAGAGGAAGCTCAGAAAAATGGTGACATTCAGGCTAAACAGCGTGGCTATGAGCGTGCCATCCGTCAGACTAAAAAGAAGTTAGCTGCTGCTGAAGAGTTAGGCGATGATGTTGGCGTAGCACGGTATAAGTCGAGGATTAGTGACCAACAGAAGTCAGTTAGAGCATTGGTTAAGGATCATGATTTCTTGCATCGGGATTATTCACGTGAGCAAATCTATAGTAAGAATCCTGTAACACGGGATGAAAGTGTTGGCTTAACTGAAGACCAGAAGTATACTCGAACTAAGATAGAAAATGGTGAGTGGGGTAAAGTCATTAATTCTGATAAACAGGAACCTCATATGGAGTCGACTCACACTCAGGGTAAAAGTTATTTTCGAGATGATGTTGATGTCCAAGGGCTACTGGATAAGTATGCTGGAACTGGTCAGTTAATGAGAACTGCAAAGGGACAATATAAAAATACGGAACTTGTTAAGGATGTTTCGATTAGAGGAAAGGTAATTGATAAGGCCGGTGTGGAGCATCCAATCACTGGGATTACTATTCATCATTCAAGCAAGCGAACGCATATTGTTCCATATGCAGGAAAGGAGTAGTTTTATATGGATCTATTTTCATTTTTAAATAAAAGAGTATCAATTGAGTTCAATGATGGCGATGTTTTAGAAGGTAAAGTGGTGCACCATACGGTAGCGGGAGATAACGATCCTGAAGAGGAGTCAATTACTTTTATTCCTGAAACTGGTGCTATGAAAAACCAAGAAGCCGAAGTTTACGAACATGAAGTGAAAACTGTGAGAGAGATTTAGGCGACTGAATGCAGGTCGTCTTTTTGTTTGCCCTGAGTATGGCGCTAAACTGCTCTTTAATTATGCAATCAATTCACGTGGCCGTTACCGCGTAATAAATAACGTTAGGAGAGATTGGCATGGAACGTAAGGATTTAACTGCATTAGGATTAGATGATAATCAAACAACGGAGGTGCTGAAACTTTACAATGTTGGGTTAGAGCCTGTTAAACAGCAACTTGCGGATGCTAGTTCTGAATTGGACTCAGCTAAGAAACAAGTAACTGATCGTGATGAACAAATCAAAACGTTAGGCGAACAGGCTGGTAATTCGGAAAAACTTAATAAGCAAGTTGCTGAATTGCAACAGACTATTAAGGACAAAGATGCAGACAGTGCTAGTCAACTTACTCAGGTTAAGACTGATAATGCAGTACAAATGGCGTTGCGCGACGCAGGAGTACGAGATGCTAAAGCAGTTTTACCTTTCATTGACATGGACACCGTGAAGTTAGGCGAAGATGGTCAGTTAACTGGTATTGGTGAACAGGTTACTAAGTTGCAAGAATCACATGATTATCTGTTTAACAAAACGGATGATGATGGCAAAAAGCCGGGTATTAAGATTACAACTGGCGGCAATCCGAGTGGCACAGCGGGTGAAGGAGAAGAAACCATGACTGCTCGTGTTGCTGCGCGGATTGCTGGCGGAGATAAATAGGAGGAAATTTAAATGACTTTAGTTTTAGATCAAAAAGATTTAAATACAATTGATAAGAAGTTTGCTGCAGAATCACAAATTTGGCAGCCATTACAAGGTGGTGCTAAGTCTATTACAGCCGCAGACTTTGATGGTGTTAATACGGTTCGTATTAATAAGATGGATGGTTTTGCGGAAGCAACTAAGTATGTACGTAATGGTACT
This region of Lactobacillus sp. CBA3605 genomic DNA includes:
- a CDS encoding phage minor capsid protein, whose protein sequence is MITQESMMSDADADVGIYSKLEQDIYAKIINTLKTTKFDTVDSTNVLKWQVEQLSKMGVLNRQVIELVAKYTGKSQQAINKLIYDNGFQIVKEVDATLSDQLHKTVAVDADIRDTINSLNNQTWRDLDNTVNQSLLSTNYGENPAMRAYQSIIKQTTTETVVGLKTHERALRDTVYKLVDGGIKSNLVDKGGHNWSLEGYSRTVIQTTAHRTFNNLRLKRMQDYGTTLAVMSAHPASREACASIQGHVVNLTVPGSDTFNSKYDSIYNHGYGTPAGTQGINCSHTLYPFIEGVNTNNQPQYDPEEAQKNGDIQAKQRGYERAIRQTKKKLAAAEELGDDVGVARYKSRISDQQKSVRALVKDHDFLHRDYSREQIYSKNPVTRDESVGLTEDQKYTRTKIENGEWGKVINSDKQEPHMESTHTQGKSYFRDDVDVQGLLDKYAGTGQLMRTAKGQYKNTELVKDVSIRGKVIDKAGVEHPITGITIHHSSKRTHIVPYAGKE
- a CDS encoding phage scaffolding protein, whose amino-acid sequence is MERKDLTALGLDDNQTTEVLKLYNVGLEPVKQQLADASSELDSAKKQVTDRDEQIKTLGEQAGNSEKLNKQVAELQQTIKDKDADSASQLTQVKTDNAVQMALRDAGVRDAKAVLPFIDMDTVKLGEDGQLTGIGEQVTKLQESHDYLFNKTDDDGKKPGIKITTGGNPSGTAGEGEETMTARVAARIAGGDK